A region from the Carboxydothermus pertinax genome encodes:
- a CDS encoding SpoIID/LytB domain-containing protein yields MRLYKGLILTLIFAFLIAGCTLARKPIPPMKKYRTEPTVTVFFNDTGQKKRMKLEEYIVGVVAAEMEPDWPVNALAAQAILARTFALENIESGRVKKLHGTDVSTNIEESQAYDEKRITDKVRKAVQMTRGEVVLYQGKFIKAWFNACDGGISASAKEGL; encoded by the coding sequence ATGCGGCTTTATAAAGGGCTAATCCTTACCTTAATTTTTGCTTTTCTTATTGCCGGTTGTACTCTGGCCCGAAAGCCAATCCCACCAATGAAAAAATACAGAACGGAGCCTACCGTCACCGTATTTTTTAACGATACCGGGCAAAAAAAGCGTATGAAGCTGGAAGAGTATATCGTTGGGGTGGTGGCGGCGGAAATGGAGCCCGACTGGCCGGTAAATGCTTTGGCTGCCCAGGCAATTTTAGCTCGCACTTTTGCTTTAGAAAATATTGAGAGTGGTAGAGTAAAAAAGCTTCACGGTACCGATGTATCTACCAATATAGAAGAAAGCCAGGCTTATGATGAAAAAAGAATAACCGATAAGGTAAGAAAAGCTGTACAGATGACCCGGGGGGAAGTGGTACTTTATCAAGGGAAGTTTATAAAAGCCTGGTTTAATGCCTGTGACGGAGGGATTTCGGCATCGGCTAAGGAAGGTTTA
- a CDS encoding HU family DNA-binding protein has translation MNKAELVSVIAEKTEMTKKDAEKALNAVLAAIEEALKKGEKVQLVGFGTFEVKERAARKGRNPQTGQEIEIPASKVPVFKPGKLLKEML, from the coding sequence GTGAACAAAGCTGAGTTAGTAAGCGTAATTGCTGAAAAAACCGAGATGACCAAAAAAGATGCGGAAAAAGCATTAAATGCGGTTTTAGCGGCAATTGAAGAAGCGCTGAAAAAAGGTGAGAAGGTTCAATTGGTCGGCTTTGGTACCTTTGAAGTTAAAGAACGGGCTGCCCGGAAGGGAAGAAACCCGCAAACCGGTCAGGAAATCGAAATTCCGGCTTCCAAAGTACCGGTATTTAAGCCCGGTAAACTCTTAAAAGAAATGCTTTAA